Part of the Salinimonas iocasae genome, ACCAAAGACAGGTAAACTGTGCGCCAGATAAAATAGCCCGGCAAATACCGGGCCTGAAGGGGGAAATAGGATAAGTATGGGAGAACATCATCTCTATTCGCGCTTATCTTAACCGTTTAAGTTTTTTTGTGTGCTTTTTGTGCGTATCGGGATTTATATAAAGGTATTTTTATGTAAACCGGTCGGGCAGGCGCACACGTTTATTGCCAGAAAAGTAGTGCCCAGACCCATGAAACTAAGCGACTTTAATTTTTCGTTACCTGAACATCTCATCGCCAAATATCCTACGGAACAGCGCAGCGCCAGCCGTCTTATGCATCTTAATGGTACAGATGGCGAGGTGAAGCATCGCATGTTTGCCGACATGCTGGAGCTTGTGGAAGAGGGCGACCTGCTGATATTCAACAATACGCGGGTTATTCCGGCCCGTCTGAAGGGCAAAAAGCCAACGGGCGGGCAGGTTGAAGTACTTGTTGAGCGCATTCTTGATAACAACTGCGTACTGGCACATGTCAGAGCAAGCAAAGCACCTAAGCCGGACACACAGCTTATTCTTGAAGACGCGGTCAATGTGACCGTCACAGGCAGGCAGGATGCTTTGTTTTTGCTTCGTTTTGACCACGATGAGTCGGTATTGGCACTGCTGGAAAAGTACGGGCATATGCCATTGCCGCCTTACATTGACCGTCCCGATGAGTCCAGTGACAAAGAGCGCTATCAAACGGTATATAACCAGAAGCCAGGCGCCGTTGCGGCGCCGACCGCAGGTTTGCATTTTGATGATGCCATTTTACAAAGGCTTGCCGATAAAGGGGTGCAGACCGGATTCGTTACGTTGCATGTTGGCGCAGGGACGTTTCAGCCGGTGCGGGTGGATAATATTCTTGAGCATCAGATGCATGCTGAATACGCTGAAGTGCCAGAGGATGTGGTAGAGCAGGTGCGTCAGACTAAAGCAAAAGGAAAACGGGTCATTGCCGTGGGTACAACGTCTGTTCGTTCCCTGGAATCAGCAGCGAAGGCGGCCGGTGATGAGATCATCGCCCCGTTCTTCGATGATACCGATATCTTTATTTATCCAGGCTTTAACTTCAAAGTCGTGGATGCCATGTTTACAAATTTCCATTTGCCAGAATCAACCCTGATGATGCTAATAAGTGCATTTGCCCGGCGTGACAATGTAATGAATGCGTATGCGCAGGCTATCGATCGGGAGTATCGGTTCTTCAGCTACGGCGACAGTATGTTTATTGAGAAAGCATAAAAAGTCGTTCACCAACACCTTTTTACTACGATTGGCTTTTTTCAGACATGATCTGAGTGACAGAACTGGTATAATCGCCGCCAATTTTATTTAGAGTCTGCGCGCTAGCGCCTGAGATCAGGATATTCGCATTCATGCAATTTGAGTTGTTAAAGACAGAAGGTAAAGCCAGACGTGGTCGTCTGGTATTTGACCGTGGCGTGGTTGAAACACCTGCCTTCATGCCGGTAGGCACCTACGGCACGGTAAAAGGTATGACGCCCGAAGAGCTGGAAGACAGTGGCGCGCACATTTGTCTGGGAAATACGTTTCACCTGATGTTACGCCCTGGCACCAGCATTATTAAACAGCACGGCGATCTGCACGATTTTATGCACTGGGATAAGCCAATTCTGACTGATTCCGGTGGTTTTCAGGTCTTCAGCCTGGGCGACTTACGTAAAATTACTGAAGAGGGTGTGACCTTCCGCTCACCTATCAATGGTGAGAAGATTCTGCTTACGCCGGAAAAATCCATGGAAGTGCAGCGCGATCTGGGTTCAGACATCGTGATGATTTTCGATGAGTGCACACCATTTCCTGCCACCGAACAGGAAGCGCGTTTATCTATGGAGATGTCACTGCGCTGGGCCGAACGCAGCAAAGTAGCTCATGGTGACAGCCCCGCAGCCCTGTTTGGTATTATTCAGGGTGGCATGTACGAAAACCTGCGTGATGTATCGTTGGCCGGGCTGGAAGAGATAGGTTTTGATGGCTATGCCATTGGTGGTTTGTCAGTAGGTGAGCCTAAGGAAGATATGATTCGCATTATCGATCATACTGCCCATCAGATTCCTGACGATAAGCCCCGTTATCTAATGGGCGTGGGTAAACCGGAAGACATCGTTGAGGCTGTACGCCGCGGTGTTGATATGTTCGACTGCGTAATGCCCACGCGTAATGCCCGCAACGGTCATTTGTTTGTTACCGAAGGGGTGGTCAAAATCCGCAATGCTAAACATCGCAATGATACATCGGCGCTGGATGAAAATTGTGATTGTTACACTTGTAAAAACTATTCGCGGTCTTATCTACATCATCTGGATAAATGCAATGAGATTCTTGGTGCGCGCCTGAATACCATTCATAACCTTCGGTATTACCAGCGAGTGATGCAGGGATTGCGTGACGCATTGGATGCCGGCGATTTGGATAGTTTCGTTAAAGAATTTTACGCACAAAAAGACATGCCGGTACCGGCATTATAACAACAACGAAGATAGAGGAAGATTATGAGCTTATTCATTTCTAACGCTTATGCACAATCTGCGGGCGGCCAACAGGGTGGCGGCTTTGAAATGCTGATTATGCTGGGTGTTTTTGGTCTGATTTTTTACTTTTTGCTATACCGTCCACAGGCCAAGCGCGTTAAAGAGCATAAAGCATTGGTTTCATCGCTGAGTAAAGGTGACGAAGTGCTCACTCAGGGTGGCCTGGTGGGTCGCATCACTAAGGTCTCAGAGGAAAAAGACTTTATCGAAATCGCACTGAACGAGACTAACAATATCGTAGTGCAAAAGTCATCAGTGACTGCTGTTCTGCCAAAAGGCACGATGAAAGCAATCTAAACGTTTCTACGCCGGAGCCGGATAAGTTTGTTCCGGCGACCGGCTAAAAGGAATTTGTCCGTGTTAAACAAGAATTCTGTCTGGAAGGTACTGCTCGCCGTACTCATCGTTGCGATGTGCGCGTTGTATGCGCTTCCTAATCTTTATGGCGAAGACAACGCCGTTCAAATCTCTGCCGGCAGGAACGCAACTGTAACTGAGTCGATGCTCAGTCAGGTGCGCGAAACGCTGGATTCTAATGAAATCGATACTAAACGCATAGAGTTCGAAGACGGACAAATTCTGGTTCGTCTGAAAGATTCTGAAGCGCAGCTTAAGGCGCGTGAAAACTTAGAACGTGCATTAGGCGATGATTATGTGGTGGCAATGAACCTTGCTGCTGATACCCCCCAGTGGCTTGAAGACCTGGGTGCATCGCCAATGAAGCTGGGGCTTGATTTACGTGGTGGTGTTCACTTTCTGATGGAAGTGGATATGAGTGAAGCCATTGCAAAATCACTGGAAGATGCCGAAAGTGACTTTCGTACCGCACTTCGTGAGGAAAACCTGCGCTATCGTGCTGTAAATGTGCGCGATGGTCATGTGGATATAAAATTTCGCGATGAAGAAACGCTGGAAAGCGCACAGTTTTTTCTCAGAAACCGCAACCGCGACCTGTTGTTCACAGAACAGGATAACCTGGTATTACGGGCGGCATTCTCTGAAGACAAGTTAAAAGAGATTCGCGATTACGCAGTGAAGCAAAACATTACCATTTTGCGTAACCGGGTTAATCAGTTAGGTGTTGCTGAGCCATTGATTCAGAAGCAGGGTGCGGATCGCATTGTGGTGCAATTACCGGGTGTTCAGGATACTGCCAGAGCAAAAGAGATTCTGAACGCAACGGCGACGCTGGAGTTCCGTCTGCTTGACAGAGAGCATGACGTTCGCGATGCCATTAATGGTCGTGTCCCGCCTGGTACGCAGTTGATCAACGATAAGAATGGTCAGCCACAGCTGCTAGAAAAACAGGTCATGCTGACGGGTAACCATATAATCGATGCCAACAACAGCGTTGATGAATACGGTATTCCGCAGGTGAATATTTCACTGGATTCTGAAGGTGGTAATAAGATGTCCCGCGGTACCCGTGGCAACATCGGTAATCCCATGGCTACGGTTTTCATTGAATATAAAGCCACCGGTGAGAAAACTGAAGAAGGTAAGCTTAAGTTTGAGAAACATGAAGAAGTTATCTCGGTAGCGACTATTCAGGCGCAGCTAGGTAGTAGCTTCAGAATTACCGGTCTGGACTCACCTAAAGAAGCCCGTGATCTGGCATTGTTACTACGTGCCGGCGCACTTATCGCGCCTATCCAGATTGTCGAAGAGCGTACAGTGGGGCCGAGCCTTGGTGCTGAAAATATCGAGCTGGGTATGCAGGCGATTATTTATGGTCTGATTGCTGTCCTGGCATTTATGCTTATTTACTACAAAGCTTTTGGTATTGTGGCCAATATCGCGCTGGCATCTAACCTGGTGATGATTGTCGGTATTATGTCGATGATACCCGGGGCGACACTTACCCTGCCGGGTATGGCGGGTATTGTATTAACGGTCGGTATGGCGGTTGATGCTAACGTACTCATTTTTGAACGGATACGTGAAGAGCTGCGCGATGGCAGAAGCCCTCAACAAGCCATTCACCAGGGCTATGACAGTGCCTTTTCTACAATCATGGATGCCAATATCACCACATTTATTGCTGCGCTGATTCTTTTCGCCGTAGGCACCGGGCCTATCAAAGGGTTCTCGATTACGCTGATGATTGGTATCGCCACATCCATGTTCACCGCTATTCTGCTGACCCGCGTTATTGTTAACGCTGTCTGGGGTGGCCGTCGCGTGAAAAAGCTGGCGATTTAAGGAGCGTTATTAATGCGATTAATTAAAGTATCTGAAACCATCAACTTCATGAAGTTGCGTACCGTTATGATGGTACTCTCTGCTGTTTTGTTGATTGGTTCTGTTGCGTCGCTGGCAGTTAACAGCCTCAATTGGGGGCTGGATTTCACCGGTGGTACGCTTATCGAAGTGGGCTATGATAAGCCTGCTAATTTATCTCAAATTCGCACTACGCTAAACGAGACTGATTTTGAAGATGCCGTGGTTCAGAACTTTGGATCAAGTGAAGCGGTGCTTATCAGAATTGCCCCTCGTGAAGGTGTAAAATCTGCGCAGATTGGAAACCAGGTGGTTTCTGCACTGCGTAGCACGGGTGACAACGTTGAGATGCGTCGTATCGAATTTGTCGGACCAAATGTTGGTGAAGAACTGACCGAGCAGGGCGGACTGGCTATGCTGGTGGCTCTGCTATGTATTCTGGTTTATGTAGCGATGCGTTTTGAATGGCGTTTTGCACTGGGTTCTGTATCGGCCCTGGCGCACGATGTTCTGTTAACGCTGGGTCTGTTTTCAATTCTGCAAATCGAATTTGATTTGACCGTGCTTGCGGCTGTACTGGCAGTTATCGGTTATTCACTCAACGATACCATTGTTGTATGTGACAGAATTCGTGAAAACTTTCGCAAGATCAGAAAAGGTGAGCCAAACGAAATTGTGAATATCTCCCTGACGCAGACGTTGAACCGGACGATAATCACGTCATTGACTACCGTACTGGTATTATTGGCGCTTTTCTATAAAGGTGGTGCGCTTATCCATGGTTTCGCTACAGCATTGCTGTTTGGTGTCATCATTGGTACATACTCTTCTATCTATGTCGCCAGTTCAGTAGCATTAGCTCTGGGCATCAGTAAAGAAGATTTGATGCCCCCGCAGGTAGAAAAAGAAGGTGCTGATCTGGATCCAATGCCGTAAATTGGTTTCTGATGAGTCAATGGAAAAAGGCCGCTGTTTTCAGCGGCCTTTTTGTATGCCAGAAGTATCGTATCTACGTTTTTTAAGAATGCTTTTGATGGTTTATGAATACTTCAACGACTTGATAAATCGCTATGTAAAGTGATCACTGACGGTCGTCTAAAAGGCGTTAAGGTTTTCATACAAAGACCCGATGGTTCTTCAAAGACTTCACACGCTTTGCCACCCAATGCACCACAGGATTAACTCACCAGCCTCAGTGATAATGTAACCATCCGCAGCGTCTGCTCATGACGCCCTCGTTACTATATTTTAACGGTGATCACGATATGGTAGCGTATGGATGAGGCATTGTTTCAAAGGAATGAAAATGAAAGCAGCAATCAGCGTTTTTCTGGCCAGTATGGTATTTTCGGTGGCAGCGACAGCCGGTGTGACCAAGTGGCTCGAATTCGAGTTGCGTGGCGGTCATATCATTTTACCTGCAACAGTCAGCGGTATTCCCACCCAGGCTATCCTCGATAGCGGTGCGCAATTTAATGCGATTAATACAGCGTTTATGGGCAAGCACAACCTGAGCTACAACCGTGTTGGTAAAATTCGGGTTCAGGGCGCGTTCGGCGTAAAAGTTCAGGATAAACTGTCTGGCCTGCCTATACAGCTATTTGGTAGTGAAACCACCTTTGATCAGGTGGTCGGGCTTGCTTTAGGCCACCACTCAAGAGGGTTGCTGCTCGGCGCACCATTATTCTATGGCAATATCATGCAGATCGATTATCCAGGTAAACGTCTGCGGCTTGTCACCCGTGATTCCATGGAGCTGGCAGATTTTACTAATATCAGGATGGTCGACCAGAAAGGATCGGGAATGCCAATAGTTCAGGTGACGGTAGAGGGAAAAAACATCTGGCTGATACTGGATACAGGGAATAGCGCTGGTGTGGTTATTGAACGTACCCTGGCGCGGGATATGGGGTTAATAAAACAACAAAACGGGATAACCGGCGCGCAGGGAGCAACCAAAAGCATTCATGTTGAATCAACCCGTGTATCACAGATGCAGTTCGGCCCCTATACACTGGAAAATGTGTTGGTTTCCTTTAATGCCGAAGGTAATAGTATCAGACTGAAAAATCAGTACAGCCAGACAGGAACCCGCATTAACGGTAAGCGTGTATCCGGGCTCATTGGCTATGATGTGCTTAAACATTTCGTGCTGACAATGGACTATGCCAGGGGGCAGATGCATGTAGGACTGCCTGAAGAATAACTGTGTAGCGCCGTTACTAAAAAGTATGAGAGGCATGGCCCTATCAGAAAATCACAGTGTTTTACTATTAAGTAAGAACCGGCGAATTTCCGATTGCGTAATTAGCGCCAGAACCATCATTCAGGAGAACGCCGGTGCTTTGTAATCCACTTAAAACTCACACTGTTATTTTACGGGGTAACGATACGCAATTAGGTCAGTTTGACGCGACTTTACAACAGGGACGGGTATCCATCTGGGCCTCGCCGGATATTATCCGGTCTCATAAAACTATTTCGGTAGAATTGGACGGGCGTGTATTGACCTGTGTACCGTCCTCAAGACTAAGATGCTCACGGTCTATTTTTCTGTCGCCAGACTGTATAGAGGTTCCTGTTAAAACCCATTAGTGGATACAAAAAACGGTGCTGCAAGCACCGTTTTTTGTAGCTATTCGCAGAAAAATCCTATTTAAGATGTTTTAGCAATGCCTGAACAATCTTGGGACTCCCTGCGACAATTTCACCTTTATATAAAGGGTCATTGCCCCCTTTGAAGTCTGTCGCCAGCGCGCCTGCTTCTTGTACCAGTAGCTCACCGGCTGCGATATCCCACGGCTTAATTCCACGCTCCCAGTAGCCATCATGGCGTCCGGCCGCTACATAAGCCATATCAAGCGCCGCGCTGCCGGCACGACGGATATCACCGCACTCATGAAAAATTTTATTCAGGCTTAAGGCATATTCGCTATATTGTGTTTTGTTCTTGAATGGCAGGCCGGTTGCCAGCACCGTTTCGGACAAATCACGCGGTTTAGTAGCACGAATACGATAACCGTTTAGCTGGGCACCTTTACCCCGGCTGGCAGTGAACAGCTCGCCGCGAATAGGATCGAAAACAACCGCCTGATCCAGACGTCCTTTATAAAGAAGTGCTATAGAAACGGCAAAGTGAGGAATGCCTTTTATAAAATTGGTGGTGCCATCCAGCGGGTCAATAATCCATTGGAATTCATTGTCAGTACCTTCTGTCTCACCACTTTCTTCACCTAAGAAAGCATGGTCAGGGTATGACTGACGAATCTTGTTGATGATCGCTTTTTCCGCTTCCTTGTCGATTTGGGTAACATAATCGTTGTCGCCCTTGGACTGCAGTTGTAAATCGTCGCGGTGTTCAAAACCACGAACTATAATAGAACCGGCAACGCGCGCAGCGCGAACCGCGATATTCAGCATCGGATGCATAGATAACCACCAATTGTAAAAGATCGAGACCCAGAGAGGAGCTCTGGGTTAAAAAACGCGCGAAGTGTACCCGTTCATCAGCCATTATGCAATGCATCGGCGCAATTGACCTGAAAAGCGCTAAGCGCGCAGAGATAGCCATCTAGAGCTCTACTGTGCTATTATCGCGAGCAAACAGGACAGGCAATCGTTAACAAATGCTAAGTAATATAAAAATCGTGCTGGTAAATACCTCGCATACCGGAAATATCGGCTCCGCAGCCCGTGCTATGAAAACGATGGGGTTAAGCAACCTGTGGCTGGTTGACCCCATTCAGGCGCCTGATGGAAAGGCAAGTGCACTGGCAGCCGGGGCTGGCGACGTTCTGGGGAATGCTACCACCGTAGAAACGCTGGAAGAAGCGGTGGCGGATTGCGGCCTGGTGGTCGGTACATCTGCTCGCTCGCGCACCCATTCCTGGCCGATGCTTGAACCCAGAGAGTGCGGGGAGAAAATGATTAGCGAGGTGCCTAATTATCCAGTGGCACTGGTATTTGGACGCGAAAATAATGGTCTGACAAACGAAGAGTTACAACAGTGTCACTACCATGTCTGCATTCCGGCTAACCCAGAGTACAGCTCACTGAACCTAGCTATGGCAGTACAAACCTTAAGTTACGAAGTGCGTATGGCATGGCTGTCCCGCCAGGCTATCGATGCTGAGCCAACCGAATACCCTATCAATGATGACCTTGAGCGTTTCTACACGCACCTGGAGTCAACCCTGCAGGGCACAGGCTTTATTGTTAAAAATCATCCCGGCATGGTAATGACGAAGCTGCGCCGCCTGTTCAACCGCTCACGCCCTGAGGCGCAGGAATTGAATATCTTAAGAGGAATACTGTCCTCCATCGATAAGGCCACCAAATCAGATAAGAGCTAATCATGTTCGAACGGATAAAAGACGATATTCAGGGCGTTTTTCACCGCGACCCTGCCGCCAGAAATACATTTGAGGTTTTAACTAACTACCCGGGTTTGCATGCAATCTGGATGCATCGGGTGGCGCACCGCTTATGGCGGGGAAATTTCAAATGGCTGGCGCGCTCTCTGTCCACATTCAGTCGCTGGCTGACGGGTGTGGAAATCCATCCTGGCGCAAAATTAGGCCGCCGTTTTTTTATCGACCATGGGATGGGTGTGGTGATTGGAGAAACGGCAGAGATTGGTGACGATGTTACGCTGTATCACGGGGTTACGCTGGGCGGCACCTCGTGGCAATCAGGCAAGCGCCATCCCACGCTTGAAAATAATGTAGTGATCGGCGCGGGTGCAAAAGTGCTTGGGCCTATTACAATTGGCGCAGGCGCAAAGATTGGCTCCAATTCAGTAGTGGTAAAGGATGCGCCAGCCGGCGCGACAGTGGTAGGTATTCCGGGCCGTATTGTTACCTCTCCAGTTAATCAACAAAAAGCGGCAGAAAATAGTGATAAGCGCAACTGTATCGCTCAAAAATATGGGTTCGATGCATATGCTATCTCACCGGATAACCCCGATCCGGTCGCCAATGCTATGGGAATAATGCTGGAGCACATGCACCAGATGGACCACAAAGTGGAAGAAATGTGTGGCGTTATTCGCAGCATGGGCGGGAATGTATGCACGGATAATCTTAGCTCACTGAGTAAGGAAGACTTCGCTGAAACGGGTATCGACCCGGTCATTTATGACGAAGGCGACGACCAGGAAGCCTTTGACCCAAAAATCTGATGCAGGCAATCGATAATACCTGACTAAAGCATAGGGTTTTATAGTTGACCGTTTTAGTCAGGTATGGAACAATTTTGCTATCAGAACCTCAGTGGGGAACCTTATGAAGCTAACGTCTAAAGGGCGATACGCAGTTACTGCCATGCTCGATGTGGCCCTGCATTCTACCAAGGGGCCAGTTCCGCTTGCCGATATTTCAGAACGACAGGAAATATCACTTTCTTACCTTGAACAGTTATTTTCCAGATTACGCAGAGAAAAGCTGGTCGATAGCGTAAGGGGACCGGGCGGCGGCTATTTGCTGGGGCGTGATGCCACCGATATAGCAATTGGCGAAGTGATTCGGGCGGTTGATGAGACCGTAGATGCGACCCGCTGTAGCGGACACGCAGATTGTCAGGGCGGCGAACGCTGTCTGACCCACAGCCTGTGGCAGGATTTAAGCGACCGTATCAGCGTCTTTTTAAATAGCATCACACTGGGCGAGTTGATGGCACAGCGAGATGTGCTGGAAGTAGCCGACCGGCAGGATAAAATCGCCCTGAAAAGTCAGGATATCACTGTGAGTGTGCAACTCTGATGGCTCGTTCTTCGTTACCCGTATATTTGGATTATGCTGCAACTACGCCAGTAGATCCCAGAGTGGCAGAGCAAATGATGCAGTGTTTGACGCTGGACGGCAACTTTGGCAATCCGGCGTCACGGACGTACCTTTATGGCTGGGTGGCTGAGGAGGCGGTGGATGTTGCCCGCAACCAGGTTGCTGATTTGCTTAGTTGTGATCCCCGCGAAATCGTTTTCACCTCAGGCGCCACGGAATCTAACAATCTGGCGCTTAAGGGGGCTGCACAGCGGTACAAAGACAAAGGGCAGCACATCGTTACTGTTGTGACCGAACACAAGGCGGTGCTTGATACGTGCGCATACCTTGAAACGCAGGGATTCGACGTTACCTACCTGGATGTGGATGACCAGGGCCTGATTGATATTGATGCGCTGGAGAATGCCTTGCGTGACGACACTATTATTGTGTCGGTCATGCACGTCAATAATGAAATAGGTGTTATACAGGATATCGGACGCATTGGGGAAATTTGCCGCGAGCGCGGTATCATTTTTCATGTAGACGGGGCGCAGAGCGTTGGCAAACTGCCTGTAGACCTGAGCACACTGCCGGTGGATTTGTATTCTATATCGGCCCACAAGTTTTATGGGCCTAAAGGCAGTGGTGCGCTGTTCGTGCGGCGTCGGCCTAAAGTACATATTGAAGAGCAGATTCATGGCGGTGGACACGAACGCAAGATGCGTTCTGGTACGCTTGCTACCCATCAGATAGTTGGTCTTGGCAAGGCGTGTGAACTGGCCTCCAGTGAACTAGTCGATGAACAAATACGACTGGAAAAATTGCGTGACAAGCTATGGGCTGGTCTGAGCCAGCTTGATAATGTCAGGCTAAACGGCCACGCCACTGCGCGTGTTGCTGGCAATTTGAATGTGAGCTTTATGGGGTGTGACGGCGAGAGTCTGATGATGGCATTAAATGATATTGCTGTTTCATCCGGTTCTGCCTGTACCTCTGCCAGTCTCGAGCCTTCTTATGTGCTAAAAGCAATTGGCTGTGAGGCAGAAACTGCCCACAGCGGTATCCGCTTTTCTGTAGGTCGTTTCACCACAGAAGAAGATATCGAATACACCATTGAAAAAGTCACTGACGTTGTGCAGCGGCTTCGTCAGGCTGGCTGATAAGTCAGCAATAGTGAGTATATGCCTCGGGCGCGTTGAATAATCAAAGCGGTTGGGGCATGATCCGCCGCGCTTTGAACAGACGGGCTTTCAGCTGAATGAGCCTGTTCCGGAGCCGGCGCCCAAATACTTGAGTGAAATAGTCAGGTATTATACAATACACCATAGATTTACAGCGTTGAGCAGCTTTTCCGGTGGCACGGAAAAGTGATGCAGGGCAAGACCGTGATGGCCGTGTAATCAAATCGCTCCGCTATGACAGGCAAACTAGTGAGATCCAAACATGAGTGAACAGATCGAACAGGCGTTATCGAGAAAGTACGATGCGGGTTTCTATTCAGAAATTGAATCTGAAACTTTTGAAAATGGCCTGGACGAGTCGGTAATCCGCCGTATCTCTGCCATGAAGAATGAGCCTGAGTGGATGCTGGAATGGCGCCTGAAGGCATATCACGCATGGCTTAAAATGGATGAGCCTGAATGGGCCCACGTGGATTATCCTAAAATCGACTTTCAGGAAATCTCTTACTATTCCGCGCCTAAGAGCATGAAAGACAAGCCGCAGTCTCTGGATGAAGTTGATCCGGAACTTCTGCGTACCTATGAAAAGCTGGGCATTCCTCTGCATGAGCAGGAAATGCTGGCCGGTGTGGCTGTCGATGCTGTATTTGACTCAGTATCCGTAGTAACTACCTTCCGTGAAAAACTGGAAGAGGCCGGGGTCATTTTCTGTCCCATCTCTGAGGCCTTACAAAAATATCCTGACCTGGTGAAAAAGTATATTGGTTCAGTGGTGCCTCGCAGTGATAATTTTTATGCCGCGCTTAATAGTGCAGTATTTACCGATGGCTCTTTTGTTTACATTCCTAAAGGCGTGCGCTGCCCGATGGAGTTGTCTACATACTTCAGAATCAACGAACAGAATACCGGTCAGTTCGAGCGTACACTGATAGTGGCCGATGAAGGCAGTTACGTTAGTTACCTAGAGGGCTGTACTGCACCGCAACGTGATGAAAATCAGTTACATGCCGCAGTTGTTGAGCTGGTCGCGATGGATGATGCACAGATTAAGTATTCAACGGTGCAGAACTGGTATCCGGGCGATGAAGAAGGCAAAGGTGGTATCTACAACTTTGTAACCAAGCGTGGTGTTGCCCATACCAATTCGAAAATTTCTTGGACACAGGTTGAGACAGGTTCGGCCGTTACCTGGAAATATCCAAGCTGTGTATTGAAAGGTGATAACAGCGTTGGTGAATTTTACTCGGTGGCTTTGACCCGGGGACGTCAGCAGGCAGATACCGGTACTAAGATGATTCACATCGGCAAAAACACCCGCTCCACCATTATTTCTAAGGGTATATCAGCCGGGCGTAGTAACAATGCTTATCGTGGTTTGGTGCAGATGGGCCCCAAAGCCGATGGCGCGCGTAACTTCACCGAGTGTGACTCACTGCTCATTGGCGATCAGTGTGGTGCGCATACATTCCCGTATATCGAAAGTCGCAACCCATCAGCGATTGTCGAGCACGAAGCGACGACATCCAAGGTCAGCGACGACCAGTTATTCCTTTGCCAGCAACGTGGTATGGATGCAGAAAAAGCCGTATCTATGATTGTGAACGGTTTCTGTAAGGAAGTATTTAAAGAATTACC contains:
- the suhB gene encoding inositol-1-monophosphatase, producing MHPMLNIAVRAARVAGSIIVRGFEHRDDLQLQSKGDNDYVTQIDKEAEKAIINKIRQSYPDHAFLGEESGETEGTDNEFQWIIDPLDGTTNFIKGIPHFAVSIALLYKGRLDQAVVFDPIRGELFTASRGKGAQLNGYRIRATKPRDLSETVLATGLPFKNKTQYSEYALSLNKIFHECGDIRRAGSAALDMAYVAAGRHDGYWERGIKPWDIAAGELLVQEAGALATDFKGGNDPLYKGEIVAGSPKIVQALLKHLK
- a CDS encoding aspartyl protease family protein, with protein sequence MKAAISVFLASMVFSVAATAGVTKWLEFELRGGHIILPATVSGIPTQAILDSGAQFNAINTAFMGKHNLSYNRVGKIRVQGAFGVKVQDKLSGLPIQLFGSETTFDQVVGLALGHHSRGLLLGAPLFYGNIMQIDYPGKRLRLVTRDSMELADFTNIRMVDQKGSGMPIVQVTVEGKNIWLILDTGNSAGVVIERTLARDMGLIKQQNGITGAQGATKSIHVESTRVSQMQFGPYTLENVLVSFNAEGNSIRLKNQYSQTGTRINGKRVSGLIGYDVLKHFVLTMDYARGQMHVGLPEE
- the yajC gene encoding preprotein translocase subunit YajC — protein: MSLFISNAYAQSAGGQQGGGFEMLIMLGVFGLIFYFLLYRPQAKRVKEHKALVSSLSKGDEVLTQGGLVGRITKVSEEKDFIEIALNETNNIVVQKSSVTAVLPKGTMKAI
- the queA gene encoding tRNA preQ1(34) S-adenosylmethionine ribosyltransferase-isomerase QueA, which encodes MKLSDFNFSLPEHLIAKYPTEQRSASRLMHLNGTDGEVKHRMFADMLELVEEGDLLIFNNTRVIPARLKGKKPTGGQVEVLVERILDNNCVLAHVRASKAPKPDTQLILEDAVNVTVTGRQDALFLLRFDHDESVLALLEKYGHMPLPPYIDRPDESSDKERYQTVYNQKPGAVAAPTAGLHFDDAILQRLADKGVQTGFVTLHVGAGTFQPVRVDNILEHQMHAEYAEVPEDVVEQVRQTKAKGKRVIAVGTTSVRSLESAAKAAGDEIIAPFFDDTDIFIYPGFNFKVVDAMFTNFHLPESTLMMLISAFARRDNVMNAYAQAIDREYRFFSYGDSMFIEKA
- the secD gene encoding protein translocase subunit SecD; translated protein: MLNKNSVWKVLLAVLIVAMCALYALPNLYGEDNAVQISAGRNATVTESMLSQVRETLDSNEIDTKRIEFEDGQILVRLKDSEAQLKARENLERALGDDYVVAMNLAADTPQWLEDLGASPMKLGLDLRGGVHFLMEVDMSEAIAKSLEDAESDFRTALREENLRYRAVNVRDGHVDIKFRDEETLESAQFFLRNRNRDLLFTEQDNLVLRAAFSEDKLKEIRDYAVKQNITILRNRVNQLGVAEPLIQKQGADRIVVQLPGVQDTARAKEILNATATLEFRLLDREHDVRDAINGRVPPGTQLINDKNGQPQLLEKQVMLTGNHIIDANNSVDEYGIPQVNISLDSEGGNKMSRGTRGNIGNPMATVFIEYKATGEKTEEGKLKFEKHEEVISVATIQAQLGSSFRITGLDSPKEARDLALLLRAGALIAPIQIVEERTVGPSLGAENIELGMQAIIYGLIAVLAFMLIYYKAFGIVANIALASNLVMIVGIMSMIPGATLTLPGMAGIVLTVGMAVDANVLIFERIREELRDGRSPQQAIHQGYDSAFSTIMDANITTFIAALILFAVGTGPIKGFSITLMIGIATSMFTAILLTRVIVNAVWGGRRVKKLAI
- the tgt gene encoding tRNA guanosine(34) transglycosylase Tgt → MQFELLKTEGKARRGRLVFDRGVVETPAFMPVGTYGTVKGMTPEELEDSGAHICLGNTFHLMLRPGTSIIKQHGDLHDFMHWDKPILTDSGGFQVFSLGDLRKITEEGVTFRSPINGEKILLTPEKSMEVQRDLGSDIVMIFDECTPFPATEQEARLSMEMSLRWAERSKVAHGDSPAALFGIIQGGMYENLRDVSLAGLEEIGFDGYAIGGLSVGEPKEDMIRIIDHTAHQIPDDKPRYLMGVGKPEDIVEAVRRGVDMFDCVMPTRNARNGHLFVTEGVVKIRNAKHRNDTSALDENCDCYTCKNYSRSYLHHLDKCNEILGARLNTIHNLRYYQRVMQGLRDALDAGDLDSFVKEFYAQKDMPVPAL
- the secF gene encoding protein translocase subunit SecF, whose product is MRLIKVSETINFMKLRTVMMVLSAVLLIGSVASLAVNSLNWGLDFTGGTLIEVGYDKPANLSQIRTTLNETDFEDAVVQNFGSSEAVLIRIAPREGVKSAQIGNQVVSALRSTGDNVEMRRIEFVGPNVGEELTEQGGLAMLVALLCILVYVAMRFEWRFALGSVSALAHDVLLTLGLFSILQIEFDLTVLAAVLAVIGYSLNDTIVVCDRIRENFRKIRKGEPNEIVNISLTQTLNRTIITSLTTVLVLLALFYKGGALIHGFATALLFGVIIGTYSSIYVASSVALALGISKEDLMPPQVEKEGADLDPMP